A single region of the Ptychodera flava strain L36383 chromosome 9, AS_Pfla_20210202, whole genome shotgun sequence genome encodes:
- the LOC139139680 gene encoding melatonin receptor type 1A-like, translated as MPRAFTSFSLSNVTLGTEAINWSLGVTSTDFVHVGTPVSVAQRSIGVAFLVPVIIVGFLGNSLVLASVAKYPHLRTSSNLLVVSLAVSDIFTSTVLTGIIVVAYATNGRSFGYQTHGNSGNLLCQIFGFLMMQSGICSTMCMTLIAINRYFIVCKKQGVLKAISKRWTVLLSVCAHLYGFVFAAIPLLGISSGYHFKQVELICLFDASGKGINFFIAGIIFNFSLPYPTIIYCYMRIWMAIRKGKRETHPQSLSQRNINKRNIMVTKSLFFAFLTYTLCITPHYWFYMVDPRKGAPFGVSSLFFVNSTMNSLIYGWKNPSFRRSYGKILRRFGSSFSDWCRWECCGGGTSSSADAFTVSSQLPHSLDP; from the coding sequence ATGCCTCGTGCATTCACATCTTTCTCCCTAAGCAACGTTACCTTGGGCACCGAAGCCATCAACTGGTCACTGGGTGTTACATCTACGGATTTCGTCCATGTCGGAACGCCTGTGTCTGTTGCCCAAAGAAGCATCGGCGTCGCCTTCCTCGTGCCCGTCATCATTGTTGGTTTCCTTGGTAACTCTCTCGTACTCGCATCTGTGGCGAAATACCCTCATCTGCGAACTTCGTCTAATTTACTGGTTGTCTCGCTGGCCGTCTCCGACATTTTTACCTCGACTGTGTTGACGGGCATCATCGTCGTTGCCTACGCGACCAACGGAAGATCCTTTGGTTATCAAACCCATGGCAACAGTGGCAATTTGCTGTGTCAGATATTTGGTTTCTTGATGATGCAGAGTGGGATATGCTCAACGATGTGCATGACCTTGATCGCCATCAATCGCTATTTCATTGTATGCAAGAAACAGGGAGTCTTGAAAGCTATCTCGAAACGATGGACTGTACTTCTTAGTGTCTGCGCACATCTCTACGGCTTCGTATTCGCTGCCATACCACTTTTAGGAATATCATCGGGGTACCATTTCAAACAAGTCGAGCTTATATGCCTCTTCGATGCAAGCGGAAAGGGAATCAACTTTTTCATTGCTGGGATAATTTTTAATTTCTCGCTGCCGTACCCGACAATAATATATTGCTACATGAGAATTTGGATGGCAATTCGCAAGGGGAAAAGAGAGACGCATCCGCAAAGTTTGTCTCAGCGCAACATCAACAAACGTAACATAATGGTCACTAAGTCGCTTTTCTTCGCTTTTCTGACGTACACATTGTGTATTACTCCGCACTATTGGTTTTATATGGTAGACCCACGGAAGGGAGCCCCCTTCGGTGTCTCCTCCTTATTCTTCGTCAACAGCACCATGAACTCCTTGATATACGGCTGGAAGAATCCGAGCTTTCGCCGCTCCTATGGCAAAATTCTCCGTCGGTTTGGCAGTAGCTTTTCCGATTGGTGTAGATGGGAGTGTTGTGGTGGTGGAACATCATCGTCGGCCGATGCGTTCACCGTATCGTCACAGCTACCGCATTCCCTTGATCCTTAA